From the Capnocytophaga sp. oral taxon 878 genome, the window TATTTGTTATTTTAGTACTAAGTCGGTTGAACCTACTTCATTTAGGTTATCATCATAAACGGTTATTTTATAGGCTCCTTTTTCAAATTCTTTGGAGGTTTTAGAAATGAAGTCACATACATCAACACTTTTATTTTCATATATAAAATGAGGTGCTGTGCTAAAATTCACTGTGATATTAGCCACTGATTGGGTATCGTTGGCTCCTAAAGTAATGCCAGATGGAGCAGTTACTTTTATGTAGAAAGTTTTACTTCCTGCTTTAGCTATTTTGTTGGCTACAACGGTGAAACATATCCTTATCTTATCTGCAGCACGCCCACGATCGGTAGTTTTATTTTTTGAACCTTTTACAGCTTCTGCAATAAGTTTGTTTATCTGTAAAGCTGACCCTTCTTCTACTACCTTTTTCAGTTTGTTAGCTTGTTGGGCAAGCGAATCAACTTTGGCAGTAGTACTCGTTAACTTTACTGATACGCTGTCCAAATCTTTTTGTATTGTTTTGTTTATTTGTAATAGTGAATCATTTTTTCGAAGTAGCAAATCACGTTCTTTAGCAAGAGCAAAGGCTTGGCTTTTAAAACGTAATAATGATGATATACTTACTTTTGAATCTTGTAAAGAATCAATATACTTATCAATTTTATTCTGAGCTTCTAGCAAGTCTTCCTCTATTCCTTTATTCTTAAGTACAATTTGCTCATAGCTACCTTTAAGCAATTTTAATTCGCTAAGAACTTGATCCTTCTTTTCTAAAAGTTCACTTTCAGTAGCCTTTTTATCTTTGTTTAGCAAATAGGTGTAGTACCCTAGCCCTCCAGTAGCTAAGGCTAATAAGGCTATGATAATTTTTGAAAGGATACCACCCCCTTTTGGAGGCTCATTGTTATCAAAATGCTGATACGAAGGCAAAGACTGAGCGCTCTCATTGTTTTCGGTATGTGGCGTAGCATCTGTAAAAATCGGTTTATCGTAATTATTACTCATAATTTCAATTTTTAATATTGCGCAAAGATAATAAGAAAAATATATTATAAGCAAATTTTTTTACTTTTTTTTTCGTGTTGTTTTAAAAAGATATACTACTTTTGCAGCGTTTTTCTAATACATACATCTATGTTAATACGTTATTTTGCTATTATTTTTGGCTGTTTGGGTTTGGGTGAATTAGTAGTAGCCCTTACTCATATTTCTTTTCCATCAAGTATTATTGGGATGTTTTTTCTCACTCTTTTCTTACATTTGGGATGGATAAAATTGCAGGCTATCAAAGCGCTTTCCGATTTGCTTATTTCTAACTTAGGACTTTTCTTTGTTCCCCCAAGTATTGGAATTATGGCTTATTTTAAACAGATAGGCGAAAATCTTTTAGCAATCTTTCTTTCTATTATTATTAGTACAGTAGTAGTAATTATTGTTACTGGCCATGTATATCAATTCTTCCGTAAAAAAATAAAATAATGAAATCAATCGTAGAAAATCAGGTATTATTATTATCCATAACTTTTATACTTTACTATGGGGCTTTATTCTTACAAAAGAAATACAATTCAGTATTCTTAAATCCTGTATTACTTACTGTATTGGTTTTAGTTTCGTACTTGCTTATTTTTGATATTTCACCCGAAAAATATGAGGAAGCTGGTCAGTATATAGATTTTTGGTTGAAGCCCTCGATTGTAGCCTTAGGGGTGCCTCTCTACTTACAACTTTCTAAAATTAAAAAGCAAATAATTCCTTTGGTAATATCACAGTTTGCAGGTAGCTTGGTAGGTATACTTACGGTTTGCTTGGTAGCCAAATGGTTGGGGCTTGCTGATGATATAGCTATTTCATTGGCTCCTAAATCGGTTACTACGCCTATTGCTTTGGAGGTGTCGCGCGTAATTAAAGGGATTGAGCCTATTACAGTTATGGCGGTAATGACTACAGGTTTCTTGGGTAATATATTTGGGATTACTTTTCTTAATTGGTTTCGCATTAAGAGTCCTATGGCTAAGGGTATTTCATTAGGAACTGCTTCACATGCTTTGGGTATTATGGCAGCTTTTAACCTCAGTGAGAAATATGCTGTATATGCCAGTTTAGGTATGATATTCAATGGGGTATTCACTGCTATATTATCGCCTACCGTGGTACAGCTACTCTTCTAACAAATTACAATAATACTATAATAAAAACAGGTAATGAGCTTCATTAGAAGTCATTACCTGTTTTTTTGATCTTATATTATTAGATGTGATTACTTTGGTGGGTATTTCTCCAATATCTTATTGACGAAGTTCTGAATAGCTTCCTCTTTGCGCTCTACCGATCTTGGTAATTCTCCAGCGCCTTTTCCTTGCCATATTAGTTCTCGTTTTTTAGCATCAATAATTTCGATATAGAGTACTCCTTCAGTGCTTCGGCTCACATTATAGTTGGCACCGCCCCAAAAAGGTCCCCAGCCCCAACCCCAGCCCCAATAATATGGACTGTTGTCGTATACATCTACATTTTCGCGTTCGCGGGTAAAGATATTCACCAAAAAGTCGGGCTGTTCTGAAAGGGTCATACCTTTGGCTTTTAGGTTTTGTTCAATAGCACGCAAAATACGCTTCTTATCCAAATCGGATATAGGTACTTTATCTACTCCTTCTTTGAAAAAAGCAAAGGTTTTCATAGCTGAAAAATCAGCTTGACTATCATAATCGGTAGTTACATATACGCTAGCACACGATGTGAGCCCCATAGCTACCATTAACAGTATAAAAGTAGTAATCTTCTTCATTTTGTTGTGATTTTATTCTTCTAAAATAATTACAGCAAAATCTGTACCGAAAATTACCTTTGGAATGCCTAAGGAAGTCGTTCGTACAAGCAGCAGTGGTGTAGTTTTTTGTACACCTCATCATCGGCGCGTTCTTTGCCTGCATCGTGTCCTACCTTAGCTATGGCTTTCTGAACGTCTTTCTCGCTACATTTGCGTTCGTCGAAAATAAGAGTCATATTGCCACTGTTTATATCCCAGTTGGCACTTTTTACTCCTTTAACCTTATAGGCTGCTTTCTCAATGCGTACTTTGCATTGTTCACAGTTACCACCTACAGCAAAGGTTACTTTCTTGTTTTTGTTGGGCGTATCTTGCGCCTGCATAGTAGCGAGCCCTAAAAAGCTCAGTACTATTAATAAAAATCGTGTTCTCATATTATAATAATTTAAATCTTAATCCTGCATAATACATTAGTCCGAAAGCAGGAGCGTACTGCATAGTGCTATCAAAATAAGCACTAAACGGACTATCGGATGCTAAAATGCCGTTTTCTTGCTTGTAATTAGTGAGGTTCTCTCCGCCTATGTATATCTCAAAGGTTTTGCTGAAAACCTTTGTTATTTGAGCGTTTAGGGTAGCAAAAGCCGGTGCATAGTCGGTAAGTTTATACCTTTGGGGGTTAGAAGCGGTAGAGGGTAGCCGCTGTTCGCCCAACCAATTAAACGTTACATCAAACTTCCATTGTGCGTGATGGTTGTTGTGACTGTCGGTGGTTTCGTATCCTACATTGGCAAACCAACGATGGCGCGGTGTAAGGGTTTTCTCTAACAGCTTATCACCGAACTGTGTTTGTACATCATAATACTTATATGCTGCCTTAATGTCTAAGCCTTGCACAGGGTTTAGGCTTAGTTCGGCTTGTAATGAATTGGCGAAGCTTTTGCCCTGAAGGTTGTAAAACAATGCTTTTTGAGGCGAATTATCTACATCAATAACAGCTTGGTTATCGAAATCGGTTCGGTAGAAGTCGATAGAGAATTCAGCATTTTTGCCCCATAGCTTAAATGATTGTAAGAAACTAAGTCCGTAATTCCAAGCTATTTCGGGGTTTAAACCGTATAACTTACCTTCATTGGCCTGTATGATAGATAGCTGCCTAGAAGAGGCTAATAGTTGCTGATTTTCGGCTATTATGTTGGCTGCGCGCTTGCCCCTGCCTGCTGATAGCCTAAAAGTAGCTTGCTTCCAAGGATTATAACGCAAGTGTAGGCGTGGAGTAAGGAAGTTCCCTAAATGGTTATGACTATCAGCCCTTATGCCTGCTACGAAGCTGAAGTTCTGTAAGTTGTCATAAGTGTATTCAAAGAAAGCTCCTATCGACCTATCAACTCGTGAGAAATCTGCGGTAAGGGCAAGGGTACTGAGTGCTTCATTATAATCATCATACGTGGCATTTAGCCCTGTGGCAAACTTGTGCTGGGTATTGCCTATAATTGAGTTATATATCAGGTTGCTATACCAGCTTTTTTGGTGTATATCGTAACGGTTCAGACCAAAATAGGAGTCTTGCTTATGTGATTGAAAGGCATTCTGTAAGCCAATACTTTTATGGGGTATATCAGGAAATACATAGCCTATTTTGTTTGAAATGCCTATACGCTGGGAGTTAATCTCACTGCCCCAAGCATTGGTTGTTCCTTTATCTGTTAGCTTATTAAAGCGTAACTCGCCTGCTTGGCGCTCGTCCTTCATATAATGCAGATTGAGAAATCCTACCCAACCTTTCTCATTATTGGTGTATTGCCAGCGGTTGAGAAGGTTTAGCTGGTTACCTATCGGGTTATCAATAAATCCATCGTGATTGTGATCGGCTTTTTGCTGTCGGACGTTGCCGTGTGCAAATAGTGTTGTAGCCCACTTATCGGATAGCTTTTTATTGGTATGAGCATTGATTTCGTAACGATTATCCTGCGAGGTATATAGGTTTAAGAAGAAAGGATGGCTATTTAAGGGCTTTGCTATTTCATAGTTTATCTGCCCTGAAATACTTTCATAGCCATTGATAACACTGCCAGCTCCTTTGGTAATCTGGATGCTTTCAATCCACGTGCCTGGGACGAATGATAGTCCGTAGGCTTGTGATGCGCCTCGCATAGTGGGGATATTCTCTTCTGCCATTAGTATATAGGGGCTTGTTAAGCCGAGCATTTTTATTTGCTTATTACCCGTTACGGCATCGGAGAAGTTTACATCAATGGAGGGATTGGTGGAGAAACTTTCGGAGAGGTTACAGCAAGCGGCTTTTAGGAGTTCGCCACTGCTCATAGTATGCACGTCGGCTACTTGAAATTGTGATTTCATAGTATTGGCTCGGCGGCTGCTTACTACTACTTCTTCTAGGTTGTTCTCGGCTTCTAACTGGATATGCAAAGGCTCATTGCCTTCTACCTTTATCGTTTTTTTCTTGTAGCCTATATAGCTCACTATCAAAGTATTGCTGCTTTGAGTGCGTTTTAGGGTAAAGGTTCCTTCGTCATTGGTTGAAGTGCCTATTTGTGTGCCGTTCCAATAGACATCGGCACCAGCTAAGGGTTGGTTCTGTTCATCGACTACTGTGCCTTGGCTAAAGTGTTGAGCCATAGCGGTTAGGGGCAATAATAGCCCTATTAAAAAGATATATTTTTTGTACATTATTTCTGAATTAACAATTAATAAAATTACTATTAGTAAGGTTTTTCCTCACTAATTATTCATTATAAATTGTTAATTAACAATAAAATACTCTTTGGCAATGCAGCACATATAACGGGGGAGGGTTCAGCCTGTAGCCCAAATCGGGAAGAATGAGGTTCTTAATGGGCTTTGTAGTGGGCTGTACTACTACCAGCGAGGGTAGGGTAGGGGTGGCTACAACGAAGGGTTGTAGCTGTAATTCTAACGATTTTACAAGGGTTGTACTGTCCTGAATGGAAGAACTAACGGATGTATCGTCGCAGCATTTTTTGTGTGAAGTTTCTTGGTTGTTATCACCTGCACAACATTTGTTGGTTGTTGAGCAATCATCAGTTTGGGTGTTTGTTACCTGAGTGAGGTACTCTAAGGATATTGATGATAGGGTGTCTTTGCAATAATGAAAAGTAATAGCCCATCCTGAATTGGAGAATAGGATGAGTATTGATAATAATATGTTGATAAGTTTTCTTTTCATTACATAAGAAAATGTAGCAAAAATCATGCCATTATTCTTTTATAATTTCTTGTGTGGTTTGGTTTTGAGGTCTGTCGGTGGCTGTTATTGTTATTTTTGTGTTGGATATATGGGGGTTGAGGGTTGTGGTGTGGTATTGCCAGATGCCATTGTTGAGTGTTGCGTTTCCTTCTTCGATGGTGTTGTTTTGGTGTGTGATGGTTACTGTGATGGCTATGACTTTGAAATTGTCGGTTACTGTGATGTTGATGGGTTGGTTTATTTGTGTTCCGTTATAGGCAGAGGTGTTGATGTGGCTTATTTCGGGGTTTAATAGAAAATGTAAAAAATAATTTTTTGTTATTTTTAAGGTAAATTAAAAGTGCAATTGTAATCCTGTTTAAGGATTAAATCTAGGTTATAACTGCCCTCTAATTTAAAATTGTTAATTTTTGAATTTTAGATTACCTAATGCGTTCTAAGTACTCTGTTGGACTTTCGTTGTAAAAATCTTTAAAGCATTTGGCAAAATAAGATGGTGAGGAGAAGCCTACTTCATAAGCGACTTCCGAGATGCTCTTGGCTTTGCTGTTGAGCAATTGTTTGGCGTATTTTACTCGTATGGTGCGAATGAGTTCGTTAGGCGAATAGTCGGTGAGGGATTTGATTTTGCGATATAGGTTAGAGCGCGACAAACCTAAGGCGTCGGCTATTTCGTCTATATTCATTTCAGGATTGGCGATAGAGTTCTCTACGTAATGCGTAAAATCGGTGATAAATTGTTGTTCTACTTTGCCTAAAGTCTCTTGTTTGGTTTCGTTTAGGAGGAAATTACTAAAGCTCTCACGTATCTTCTTACGATTTTCTATGAGTTTGCGTACCCGTGTTTTCAGTAGTTTTACGTTGAAAGGCTTGGAAATATAGGCATCAGCACCACTCTCGAAGCCTACTTGTTTCTGTTCGTCTAAAGCATAGGCAGTAAGCAAAATCACAGGAATATGATTAGTAGCCACGTTAGTTTTTATCAACTGACATAAATCAAAGCCATCGGTCTTAGGCATCATCACATCGCTGATTACTACATCGGGGAGGTGTTTTTTGGCTACTTCAAAACCTTCTTCACCGTTTTCGGCTTCAATAAGGTTGTAGCTATCACTGAGGATATAGCGAATAAACTGGCGCATATCCTCGTTGTCTTCCACAATCAGTACGGTAGGTTTCTCTGGAGCTGAAGGTGAAGCTGTTGGTAATTTGAGTTTCTCGGCAGATGCTGGTAATGAAGGCAATAAGTCAAGATGGGTTTCGATATAATTACTGTCGTATACCGCTTTTGCCGATACTTGTTCTTGGCTGAAAGGCAGGCGAATGACGAAGGTTGTCCCCTCCCCTTCTGTACTCTCCACGCTGATAGTTCCGTTATGTGAGGCGACTAAGGCTTGCACCAATGCCAAACCAATACCTGAACCTTCGCTATCGGGATTTATTTTGTAGAAGTGTTCAAACACCTCATTTTGTTTGTCTTTTGGAATATATGAACCGTTGTTGAACACACGCAGCACAGCTACTTCTCCTTTGGAAAGAGGTAGAGGGAGGTCTTCTTTGGTTAAAGAAACATTGATACTCCCTTCTTGAGGTGTGAATTTCAGTGCATTGGAAAGCAGGTTGAAGTAGATTTTCTCTACTTTTTCCTTATCGAAAGCCATTTCAAAAGAAGTGTCTTCGGCAACAAACTGAAAATTGAGTTTCTTTTGCTTGATACGGTCGGTGAAAAAAGAATTGAGTTCGTTGAGGAAGCTCTTCAAATTACCTTTGGTGAAGTACATTTGCATTTTGTTATTCTCATAACTGCGGAACTCAATTACTTCGGAAATGAGATGCAAAAGTCGGTTGCTGTTCTTTTTGATGAGGAATAACAAATCTTGTTCTTCTTTAGGGAGTGAATTGTGCGCTAAGAGCGTTTGCACAGGTCCTAAGATAAGCGACAGCGGTGTTTTAAATTCGTGAGAGATATTGGTAAAGAAAAGCAATTTGGCTTGGGTAGCCTCTTCTAATTGTTTAGAGACGATTTCCAACTGTTCTTTTTGGCGTTTCAGTTCACTATTGGTCTTACTTTTAGCGCGATAAGCCCTAATAGCCATCAGTAAGAAAACAGTGATAAGCACAATAGCTGTAATAGAAAGGTAAAGCAACATTCGTTGGTTTGTATGTTGGATAAGGCTCTCACTCAGTTGGTTATTGATATTCTCTATTTTGGCTTGTTTTTCAGCAATTTGTTCGGTTTGTAACTGCAAAATGCGCACATTGCTCTTATCTACCACTGTGGTATTGAGGATATTCTCGCGCTCAAAAGGCTGTTTGTGGAGGATTTTCATCGCGAGTTCTATTACCTTTTCACCACCTGTAGGGTAGATAAACGATGCATCTTGCACATTATTTTCTATATTTTGTATGCCCACTTGTTGCAAGGCATCTACTCCTATGATAAAAGGAATTTTGCCATTGAACTGCATTGCTGCCTCGTGCGTACCTGCTGCCATTGGGTCGTTCATCGCAAACACAAGGTCGATATGAGGCTGCTCTTGGAAGAGTTGTTGCATTTGTGTTTTGGCATCAGCTTGAAGGAAGTTGCCCCAAGTTTCGGCTACTATTTGCACTTCGGGGGCGTTTTTGAGAGCATCGACAAAGCCTTTATGACGCTCGGCATCGGAGGTAGAGCCTTTGGTACCACGTACTTCGGCTATATTGCCTTTGCCTTTAAGGACACCTATAGCATAGAGTCCTGCTTCTTTGCCTATTTGGTAGTTGTTAGCTCCTACATAGGCTGTATAACTCTCGGTAGCTATTTTTCTATCTACCAAAATCACGGGAATACCTTGCTGGTAAGCCTTTTCAATAACTGGGGTACAGGCTTCCGACTCGTTAGGCGAAACGACGAGCACATCTACCTTTTGCTCTATGAACCACTCTATATCGGCGATTTGCTTGGGAGTATCGTCTTTCACACTGCGAATGAGCACCTCAGCATCAGCCTGATAAAGGGCTACTTCGCGTTTTAACTCCTCGTTCATTGTTTGTCGCCAAAGGTCTTCACTGCACTGTGACACCCCTATCACATAACGGGGGTTTCGCTCCCTTTGGCAAGCAAGGCAAGCAAAGAGAGCGAAATATAAAAAAAGTATATGATACCTTCTGAATGTCATTTTATCTAAACAACTCTAAATGAGCATCGGCGAGGCGAGGCATCGCACCGTGTTGCTGACATACGTAAGCTGATACTTCTACCGCCAATTGATGCGATTGGGCAATACTGCGACCATTGAGGTAAGAGGCTACAAAAGCAGCCGTGAACGAGTCGCCTGCTCCTACCGTATCAGCAATGGTAACCTTAGGTGTCCCTAAGAACGATTTTTCATTAGGCGTGAACACATAACTACCTCTCGTGCCTTGCGTTAAGATGAGGAATTTGAGGTTGTATTTCTCTAACAAGTGCTTGCACACTTCTTCATCACTACCTTGCAGATTGAACATTTCGGCAATTTTCACTATTTCCTCATCATTGATTTTTAAAGCAGTTGCCTTGTCTAAAGAATCGGCGATTACCTCTTTGCTGAAGTATTTCAAGCGGAGGTTGATATCGAATACTTTGAGACTCTCGGCTGGCATCAAATCTAAGAACTTGTGGATAGTGGCACGCGATACTTCACTGCGCTGCGCTAGCGACCCAAAGCATACGGTATTAGTATTCTTTGCTAAGTTCTCAATTCGCGAAGAGAATGGAATATTGTCCCACGCTACATTTTCGCTAATCTCATAGGTAGGCACCCCACGACCGTCTAACTGTACTTTTACGGTACCTGTAGGGAAATCCGTTTTTTCGATAATGTAGTTGAGTTCTTTTTCTTCTAAACTTTTTAGTATTTCTTTACCGAGGAGGTCGCCACCAATGGCACTCACAGCATAGCCGTTGAAACCAAATTGCGACACGTGGTAAGCGAAATTAGCGGGCGCACCGCCTAATACTTTTCTTTCAGGGAAGACATCCCAAAGGATTTCTCCCAATCCTACTACTGTATTTTTCATTGTATTATGAGAGTGTTGTTGTTAATTCTTTTTCTTTTTCAGCGTACAAAGTTATAAATTCTTTTTGAGAATTTCTATTGTTTTCTGAGTTTTCTGAGTTTTCTGAACTATCTGACGAGGCAGACTTGGCTGACAAGGCAGAGTTTCCAACTATATTGTTAGGCGTTAGCTTTGAGTCGGGTGCTCATTAGCAATAGATATACCACTCCTATGCTGAGGACAATAAGGGCTCCTATCTGTGAGCCGTTCATTGCATCGGAGGCTAAGCCCATTGCAAAAGGGAAGATAGTACCGCCAAAGAGTCCCATAATCATTAAGCCTGACACTTCGTTTTTCTTGGTAGGATTCTGCAAGAGGGCTTGCGAGAAGATGATTGAGAATACATTGGAGTTACCGAAACCTACCAAAGCAATAGCAGTGTAAAGCATTGTCTTATCACTGAAAAAGAACAGTATCGCCATTGAGGCTACCATACAAAGCACACTGAGGGTAAAGAAACTCTTAGGAGATACTTTGGTGAGAATATAAGCTCCTGACAAACATCCTATGGTACGGAATAAGAAATACCAACTAGTGGCAAAAGAGGCTTGGGTAGTGGTAAGCCCTAAACGTTCCATAAAGATAGTGGGCGCTGAGGCATTAACTCCTACGTCTATCCCCACGTGGCACATAATACCAATGAAACACAAGAGTACATAAGGGTTGGCAAGCAGTGCAAAACACTCGGTAAAGGTGGCGTTCTTGCTGTCGTTTTTTTCTTCTTCAATATGAGTAGCACCCAGCCACAAGAGGGTTACTACCGAGATAGCTACAAAGAGCAGGAAGAAAAGTCGCCAATCATTGAATTTATCGAAGCAGAAACTCATAAGTAAGGGGGCAGAAAACGAGGCTATTGCCTTGATAAACTGACCAAAAGTGAGTGAACTGGCGAGTTTGTCGCCTTTTACTATGGCTGACATTAGCGGGTTTAGCGATACTTGCATCAGTGTATTACCAATACCAAGTAAGGAGAAAGCTACCAGCATAGTGGTATAGTTGTAGCTGATAAAGGGCACTACCATCGCTAAGATGGTAATCACCAAGCTGAGGAGTACAGTTTTGCGACGACCTATCTTGCTCATTAGTACGCCTGTGGGCACTGAGAAAAGCAGAAACCAAAAGAATACCATCGCAGGAAGCGCTTTGGCAGTGGTTTCGGTCAAGCCGAAATCATCTTTTACAAAGTTGGAGGCGGCGCCTACAAGGTCTACGAAGCCCATACAGAAGAATGATAGGAGTACGGGCAATAAATATTTTAGATAGTTGTTATTTTGTTGCATACTATGAATGTATTAAGTGTTTAATATTATTAAAAAGGTGGGTGTCAAAAGAGTTTTATTGATGTAGGCGTTTACAAAACGCTCGTACATAACATACTTCAAAGATTATTGATAATCAGAGTAGTCAACTTTGCCAAAGTCTGAAAACTTTGGCAAAGTGTAGTGATGCAAAAGCGATTTTGAGACTTTTCGGACAGTCCCCTACAATTAATTATTTCAATTTATAGACAGTTACATCGTTAAGGGTGAGAGTACCTTTGCTAGTGTTGAAGCGGAGGGTATTGTACACTTCGGTAGGGAATACCGCATTGGTTTGTACTACTTCGCCGTTGTTCACAAAGAGCTCGGTTGAAGCTTTGTCTACCAATAAGCGTACAGTATAGCTTTTCTTAGCTACCATTGGTGCTTTGATAGGCGTTTCGGCAAAGTTAGCATTGAAGGCTACACTGCTCTTACTGCGGTCTACCGATAGGGTTTTATTAGCACCGTCAAATAGGTATTTGATAGTTTCACCTTTGGCATTCTCAAGGGCAAATGAGAAAGTATCGGTTTCGTTAGGGGTTACCGTGAAAGTGAGTTCATACGCTCCTTGATTATTGGGCAAGAAGTTTTCGAACGTTATAGCATCGGAGGTGTTGGTACGTGTTTTATCACCTAAAAGTACCGCTTCACGACGCAAACTCTCCAACTCTTTTACGGGCTCACTGGCTACTACCAAATGCTCACCATTATGCACTAAACGCAAAGCGCGGGCAACAGTCATCGCGCTACGGAAGTTTTCAGTAGGGATTTCATTGGCGTAATCCCAGTTGCTCATCCAGCCTATAAAGAGACGACGACCATCGGTAGCGGGGACATTGCTCCAAGTTACACCTGCATAATTATCGCGACCATAGTCTAACCAAAGGGGATAGTTCATAGTATCGGGGGTGAAGGTTTTGCCATCGAAATTACCGATGAAGTACTGAGTAGCACTTCCGCCGTTAGGTCCACCTGGGTTGATACTCACAAAGAGCACCCATTTGGTTTTTCCTTCATAAGTAAGCGGGAAGAGATCGGGGCATTCCCACACGCCACCGTGTCCACCTAAGCCTTCGCCAAACTCACTGAGGCGTGTCCATTCTTTGAGGTTTTTAGACCCATAGAAGGTAATCGTTTGGGTAGTGGCAAGGCTCATCACCCATTGTTTAGAGGGTGCGTGCCAGAATACTTTCGGGTCGCGGAAGTCGATGATATTAGCATCGGTGAGGACAGGGTTGCCTTCGTATTTGGTGAAGGTTTTTCCACCATCGAGGCTATAAGCGATAGATTGGGTTTGGCGGTCGCCTGCTGAAGTGAAAATAGCCACCATAGCACCTTTGCCAAAGCCGGCAGTATTATCGTGGTCAATCACAGCACTGCCTGAGAAAATCGCTCCTAACTTATCAGGAGCTAATACAAAAGGCTTGTATTCCCAATTCACCAAGTCTTTGGAAACGGTGTGCCCCCAGTGCATATTGCCCCAGCGCGCTCCGTAAGGGTTGTATTGGTAGAAGAGGTGGAATACTCCGTCGAGGTATACCATTCCGTTAGGGTCGTTCATCCAGCCATATTGAGGGGTGAAGTGGTATAGTGGACGGTATTTTTCGTTGTAGTTGAAGTTATATTCAGCCGACTGTTTGATTTCGGCTAAGCCTATATCGGTAGTTTTGGCTACTGCAAAAGTAAGGGTTACTTTTTTGCCTTTGTACGCCTCGATAGCGATAGGCACCCAGTAGTCTATTTTGTTTTGGGCAATGCGAATGGTCATTGGCTCGCCTATAGGAGTACCATCTACCGATAGTTGGACTTTATTTTCGGTTGCTTGGTCTTCAACAGGAATGAGCAAGTACTTGTCTTTGGCTTCAAAGGTACGGGTGTAATCAGTCATAAAAACGCTTTTTTGTTTGTTGCCTTGTTCGATTTGGTCGATGAGGATATGCCCCCATCCGCCGCGTTGGTTATCGATAATGCGGATAGTAGCTTTCTTTCCTTTATAGGGTTTTACGTCCCAAGTGAGCCATTGTAGGGTCTCCGATTCGTAGAGAGAACGCGATTGTAGTACGCTTTTGCCCTCAACTAAAAGTTCAATATAGGTATCGGCGTGAGTACCTCCCCCAACAAGGAAGTTGATGTAATCACGCTCGATGGTGAACTCTTTAGAGGTAAGCGCTCCGCGAGAGTCGTCGCCGTTGTTGAAGCTGTTGGCGAGGTGTTTCCCTTCAAAGCCTGTTACGGGCTGCTGACCGGTATAGCTACCGGTGGCGGGAGTCGCGCCAAAGGCGTCGCCTTCTACCGTCCAATTGGCATAAGTGCCTGACTCGAAGTCCTCGATG encodes:
- a CDS encoding DUF4136 domain-containing protein; this translates as MKKITTFILLMVAMGLTSCASVYVTTDYDSQADFSAMKTFAFFKEGVDKVPISDLDKKRILRAIEQNLKAKGMTLSEQPDFLVNIFTRERENVDVYDNSPYYWGWGWGWGPFWGGANYNVSRSTEGVLYIEIIDAKKRELIWQGKGAGELPRSVERKEEAIQNFVNKILEKYPPK
- a CDS encoding CidA/LrgA family protein — protein: MLIRYFAIIFGCLGLGELVVALTHISFPSSIIGMFFLTLFLHLGWIKLQAIKALSDLLISNLGLFFVPPSIGIMAYFKQIGENLLAIFLSIIISTVVVIIVTGHVYQFFRKKIK
- a CDS encoding heavy-metal-associated domain-containing protein; amino-acid sequence: MRTRFLLIVLSFLGLATMQAQDTPNKNKKVTFAVGGNCEQCKVRIEKAAYKVKGVKSANWDINSGNMTLIFDERKCSEKDVQKAIAKVGHDAGKERADDEVYKKLHHCCLYERLP
- a CDS encoding LrgB family protein, which produces MKSIVENQVLLLSITFILYYGALFLQKKYNSVFLNPVLLTVLVLVSYLLIFDISPEKYEEAGQYIDFWLKPSIVALGVPLYLQLSKIKKQIIPLVISQFAGSLVGILTVCLVAKWLGLADDIAISLAPKSVTTPIALEVSRVIKGIEPITVMAVMTTGFLGNIFGITFLNWFRIKSPMAKGISLGTASHALGIMAAFNLSEKYAVYASLGMIFNGVFTAILSPTVVQLLF
- a CDS encoding TonB-dependent receptor, producing the protein MYKKYIFLIGLLLPLTAMAQHFSQGTVVDEQNQPLAGADVYWNGTQIGTSTNDEGTFTLKRTQSSNTLIVSYIGYKKKTIKVEGNEPLHIQLEAENNLEEVVVSSRRANTMKSQFQVADVHTMSSGELLKAACCNLSESFSTNPSIDVNFSDAVTGNKQIKMLGLTSPYILMAEENIPTMRGASQAYGLSFVPGTWIESIQITKGAGSVINGYESISGQINYEIAKPLNSHPFFLNLYTSQDNRYEINAHTNKKLSDKWATTLFAHGNVRQQKADHNHDGFIDNPIGNQLNLLNRWQYTNNEKGWVGFLNLHYMKDERQAGELRFNKLTDKGTTNAWGSEINSQRIGISNKIGYVFPDIPHKSIGLQNAFQSHKQDSYFGLNRYDIHQKSWYSNLIYNSIIGNTQHKFATGLNATYDDYNEALSTLALTADFSRVDRSIGAFFEYTYDNLQNFSFVAGIRADSHNHLGNFLTPRLHLRYNPWKQATFRLSAGRGKRAANIIAENQQLLASSRQLSIIQANEGKLYGLNPEIAWNYGLSFLQSFKLWGKNAEFSIDFYRTDFDNQAVIDVDNSPQKALFYNLQGKSFANSLQAELSLNPVQGLDIKAAYKYYDVQTQFGDKLLEKTLTPRHRWFANVGYETTDSHNNHHAQWKFDVTFNWLGEQRLPSTASNPQRYKLTDYAPAFATLNAQITKVFSKTFEIYIGGENLTNYKQENGILASDSPFSAYFDSTMQYAPAFGLMYYAGLRFKLL